From the genome of Papaver somniferum cultivar HN1 chromosome 2, ASM357369v1, whole genome shotgun sequence, one region includes:
- the LOC113346808 gene encoding ubiquitin domain-containing protein DSK2b-like isoform X2 encodes MAADSDTSDSGVGSGDEIAIHISCSNGTKFSVKASLGSTVLEFKSVISQHSDVSAEQQRLIYKGRILKDEQTLESYGLQEDHTVHMVRGLPASSANTAGSANLGGSNTTSGASRATLNSYEGGLSRGANLGASLLPGLRVNGLGGSGVPGMLGTEAEFEQVQQQLTQNPNMMREIMNMPVMQSLMNNPDLMRTLIMSNPQMRDIMDRNPELAHILNDPSTLRQTLEAARNPELMREMMRNTDRAMSNIESSPEGFNMLRRMYETVQEPLMNATTMAGDAENTSGSNLFASLLGNQGGTQDRDRSINPSTTGSAAPNTEPLPNPWGGAGAVRGTPTNTAARLNSTGNARAPGIAGLGGLGLPEMEQMLGGMQDFSQMNQLMQNPAVAQITQSLLSDPQYMNQILGLNPQLRSMVDSNPQIREMMQNPELLRQLFSPATTQEDLPLQQELTRLLGQHSALDPGLTGGAAGTPNNMGLDLLMNMFGGLGASGLNVPSTANVPPEELYATQLSQLQEMGFFDTQENIRALRATSGNVNAAVERLLGGGNPGQ; translated from the exons ATGGCCGCGGACAGTGATACCAGCGATTCAGGTGTCGGTAGTGGTGATGAGATTGCCATTCACATTAGTTGTTCAAACGGTACCAAGTTTTCTGTGAAGGCAAGCCTTGGATCTACTGTTTTGGAGTTCAAAAGTGTTATCTCTCAACATTCTGATGTTTCAGCTGAGCAACAACGATTGATTTACAAGGGTCGGATCTTGAAAGATGAACAGACTTTAGAAAGCTATG GTTTGCAGGAAGATCACACTGTTCACATGGTTCGTGGTTTACCAGCTTCATCAGCTAACACAGCAGGTTCAGCAAATCTTGGAGGCTCAAACACCACCTCAGGTGCCTCAAGAGCTACTCTTAATTCCTATGAAGGCGGGCTTTCTAGGGGGGCCAATCTCGGGGCGTCACTGTTACCAGGGCTCCGTGTAAATGGTCTAGGCGGCAGTGGAGTACCTGGGATGTTGGGAACTGAGGCAGAGTTTGAACAAGTCCAGCAACAGCTTACTCAGAATCCCAACATGATGAGGGAAATAATGAATATGCCCGTCATGCAGAGCCTAATGAATAATCCCGACTTAATGCGTACCTTGATCATGAGCAATCCTCAAATGCGTGATATCATGGATCGCAATCCTGAACTTGCACATATACTGAATGATCCCAGTACTCTACGCCAAACACTAGAAGCTGCAAGGAATCCTGAACTAATGCGAGAAATGATGCGCAACACTGATAGGGCCATGAGCAACATTGAATCTTCTCCCGAAGGCTTTAACATGCTCAGACGAATGTATGAAACCGTTCAAGAGCCATTAATGAATGCGACAACAATGGCCGGAGATGCTGAAAATACTTCTGGTTCAAACCTGTTTGCTTCCCTATTAGGAAACCAAGGGGGAACTCAAGACAGGGATCGGTCGATTAACCCTTCAACCACTGGTTCTGCTGCTCCAAATACCGAACCGCTTCCCAACCCATGGGGTGGTGCTGGTG CTGTTAGAGGCACACCAACAAACACCGCAGCTAGGTTAAATTCAACAGGAAATGCAAGGGCACCTGGTATTGCTGGATTAGGTGGGCTGGGTCTGCCTGAGATGGAACAGATGTTAGGGGGAATGCAGGATTTCTCTCAGATGAATCAGTTGATGCAAAATCCCGCTGTTGCACAGATAACGCAGAGCCTCCTTTCTGACCCTCAATACATGAACCAG ATTCTTGGTCTGAATCCCCAACTCCGTAGCATGGTTGATTCTAATCCTCAAATAAGAGAGATGATGCAAAACCCAGAATTACTTCGCCAATTGTTTTCCCCTGCCACAACACAG GAAGATTTGCCTTTGCAGCAAGAGTTGACCCGTCTTTTGGGGCAACATTCAGCCCT GGATCCAGGACTGACTGGTGGAGCTGCAG GAACACCAAATAACATGGGGTTGGATTTATTGATGAACATGTTTGGTGGACTTGGTGCCAGTGGTTTGAATGTTCCTAGCACAGCAAATG TGCCGCCGGAAGAATTATACGCGACTCAGCTATCACAGCTTCAAGAAATGGGATTTTTTGACACACAAGAGAACATCCGAGCATTGAGAGCAACATCAGGAAATGTTAATGCTGCGGTGGAGCGGTTACTGGGAGGAGGAAACCCTGGACAGTAG
- the LOC113346808 gene encoding ubiquitin domain-containing protein DSK2b-like isoform X1: MAADSDTSDSGVGSGDEIAIHISCSNGTKFSVKASLGSTVLEFKSVISQHSDVSAEQQRLIYKGRILKDEQTLESYGLQEDHTVHMVRGLPASSANTAGSANLGGSNTTSGASRATLNSYEGGLSRGANLGASLLPGLRVNGLGGSGVPGMLGTEAEFEQVQQQLTQNPNMMREIMNMPVMQSLMNNPDLMRTLIMSNPQMRDIMDRNPELAHILNDPSTLRQTLEAARNPELMREMMRNTDRAMSNIESSPEGFNMLRRMYETVQEPLMNATTMAGDAENTSGSNLFASLLGNQGGTQDRDRSINPSTTGSAAPNTEPLPNPWGGAGAVRGTPTNTAARLNSTGNARAPGIAGLGGLGLPEMEQMLGGMQDFSQMNQLMQNPAVAQITQSLLSDPQYMNQILGLNPQLRSMVDSNPQIREMMQNPELLRQLFSPATTQEDLPLQQELTRLLGQHSALDPGLTGGAAAGTPNNMGLDLLMNMFGGLGASGLNVPSTANVPPEELYATQLSQLQEMGFFDTQENIRALRATSGNVNAAVERLLGGGNPGQ, from the exons ATGGCCGCGGACAGTGATACCAGCGATTCAGGTGTCGGTAGTGGTGATGAGATTGCCATTCACATTAGTTGTTCAAACGGTACCAAGTTTTCTGTGAAGGCAAGCCTTGGATCTACTGTTTTGGAGTTCAAAAGTGTTATCTCTCAACATTCTGATGTTTCAGCTGAGCAACAACGATTGATTTACAAGGGTCGGATCTTGAAAGATGAACAGACTTTAGAAAGCTATG GTTTGCAGGAAGATCACACTGTTCACATGGTTCGTGGTTTACCAGCTTCATCAGCTAACACAGCAGGTTCAGCAAATCTTGGAGGCTCAAACACCACCTCAGGTGCCTCAAGAGCTACTCTTAATTCCTATGAAGGCGGGCTTTCTAGGGGGGCCAATCTCGGGGCGTCACTGTTACCAGGGCTCCGTGTAAATGGTCTAGGCGGCAGTGGAGTACCTGGGATGTTGGGAACTGAGGCAGAGTTTGAACAAGTCCAGCAACAGCTTACTCAGAATCCCAACATGATGAGGGAAATAATGAATATGCCCGTCATGCAGAGCCTAATGAATAATCCCGACTTAATGCGTACCTTGATCATGAGCAATCCTCAAATGCGTGATATCATGGATCGCAATCCTGAACTTGCACATATACTGAATGATCCCAGTACTCTACGCCAAACACTAGAAGCTGCAAGGAATCCTGAACTAATGCGAGAAATGATGCGCAACACTGATAGGGCCATGAGCAACATTGAATCTTCTCCCGAAGGCTTTAACATGCTCAGACGAATGTATGAAACCGTTCAAGAGCCATTAATGAATGCGACAACAATGGCCGGAGATGCTGAAAATACTTCTGGTTCAAACCTGTTTGCTTCCCTATTAGGAAACCAAGGGGGAACTCAAGACAGGGATCGGTCGATTAACCCTTCAACCACTGGTTCTGCTGCTCCAAATACCGAACCGCTTCCCAACCCATGGGGTGGTGCTGGTG CTGTTAGAGGCACACCAACAAACACCGCAGCTAGGTTAAATTCAACAGGAAATGCAAGGGCACCTGGTATTGCTGGATTAGGTGGGCTGGGTCTGCCTGAGATGGAACAGATGTTAGGGGGAATGCAGGATTTCTCTCAGATGAATCAGTTGATGCAAAATCCCGCTGTTGCACAGATAACGCAGAGCCTCCTTTCTGACCCTCAATACATGAACCAG ATTCTTGGTCTGAATCCCCAACTCCGTAGCATGGTTGATTCTAATCCTCAAATAAGAGAGATGATGCAAAACCCAGAATTACTTCGCCAATTGTTTTCCCCTGCCACAACACAG GAAGATTTGCCTTTGCAGCAAGAGTTGACCCGTCTTTTGGGGCAACATTCAGCCCT GGATCCAGGACTGACTGGTGGAGCTGCAG CAGGAACACCAAATAACATGGGGTTGGATTTATTGATGAACATGTTTGGTGGACTTGGTGCCAGTGGTTTGAATGTTCCTAGCACAGCAAATG TGCCGCCGGAAGAATTATACGCGACTCAGCTATCACAGCTTCAAGAAATGGGATTTTTTGACACACAAGAGAACATCCGAGCATTGAGAGCAACATCAGGAAATGTTAATGCTGCGGTGGAGCGGTTACTGGGAGGAGGAAACCCTGGACAGTAG